Proteins from a genomic interval of Quercus robur chromosome 9, dhQueRobu3.1, whole genome shotgun sequence:
- the LOC126698280 gene encoding serine/threonine-protein kinase MPS1 isoform X2, producing MDREANLPVPAAKNIIRPPVKPPDTTPSSSSSSSPPDFLHHVHAAFKRHRPLATRQSNILRPRRMLVPQREASRDSGSSLGPMVDAKKSQDVISLSRGHMVKDSVGETKNMVTVLGEIQEDASITPPTISGTITKTFDESFNSFDAPRDHVKPITGCKDDKAIPLLHGESQQTDGQKKVQHSVGSNAVSQEMEWITSNQMEASTVVTHDSKHRNFQNLESEVSLRSDGGITSLLSKRTTAVQDQLHQFSRNFLSQPATQSSVIGSSCATSTSVHSTSAPMLNLTTCSSHLHRDSGSHVAVEPLGDFNMQSQNINQGNVVQLPNPSPKDTSGMLIEQKALAGKASNCAIDTQMEVKEYDQSKEQQGRVTKESNIPENPPLLDSSTKGKGYVGDVTNIQSQAPLSKSSSSDMKSEPSKSEKQERAASGKGASAPRKRNYDQDLFFKVNGKLYQRLGKIGSGGSSEVHKVISSDCTIYALKKIKLKGRDYATAFGFCQEIEYLNKLKGKNNIIQLIDYEVTDKALLHEVMNGSMSNKDGRVKDDGYIYMVLEYGEIDLAHMLSQKWNEMDGSYQTIDQNWLRFYWQQILQAVNTIHEERIVHSDLKPANFLLVKGSLKLIDFGIAKAIMSDTTNIQRDSQVGTLSYMSPEAFMCNENDANGNTIKCGRPSDIWSLGCILYQMVYGRTPFSEYKTFWAKFKVITDPNHEITYGPVSNPWLLDLMKKCLAWDRNERWRIPQLLQHPFLVPPVPPQLSSFKDQNCKLLQLIAETSSNDHEASMLCCQIQQLLSDPVQPVASQLLTSREQQCKSLSQMSKLCFLLQERLANSERKIEDLGM from the exons ATGGACAGGGAGGCTAACCTTCCAGTTCCAGCAGCGAAGAATATAATCCGTCCGCCCGTGAAGCCACCAGATACGACgccttcctcctcctcctcctcttctccGCCCGACTTCCTCCACCATGTCCACGCCGCCTTCAAGCGCCACCGCCCTCTTG CCACAAGGCAGTCCAATATTTTAAGGCCTAGGCGGATGTTGGTTCCTCAAAGAGAAGCATCGAGAGATTCAGGTTCTAGTTTGGGTCCTATGGTAGATGCTAAGAAGTCTCAAGATGTGATCTCACTGAGCCGGGGTCATATGGTAAAGGATTCAGTTGGAGAAACTAAGAACATGGTGACTGTTCTTGGGGAAATTCAAGAAGATGCATCGATTACTCCACCTACCATTTCAGGCACTATAACCAAAACCTTTGATGAGAGCTTTAATTCATTTGATGCACCAAGAGATCACGTTAAACCCATTACAGGTTGTAAGGATGACAAAGCAATTCCTTTGTTGCATGGAGAATCTCAACAAACTGATGGTCAAAAAAAAGTTCAACATTCTGTTGGAAGCAATGCTGTCTCCCAGG AAATGGAATGGATCACGAGCAATCAAATGGAGGCATCAACTGTTGTTACTCATGACTCAAAGCACAGGAATTTTCAGAATCTAGAATCTGAAGTCAGTTTGAGGTCTGATGGTGGGATTACTTCTTTATTGTCAAAGAGAACCACTGCTGTTCAGGATCAGCTGCACCAGTTCAGCAGAAACTTTTTAAGCCAGCCTGCCACTCAGTCTTCAGTTATTGGGTCATCGTGTGCTACCTCAACATCTGTCCATTCAACTTCAGCACCCATGCTAAATTTAACAACCTGTAGCTCTCACCTGCATCGAGATAGTGGTTCTCATGTGGCAGTTGAACCTTTGGGAGATTTTAATATGCAATCTCAAAACATAAATCAGGGAAATGTGGTGCAGCTACCAAATCCTTCACCAAAGGACACCAGTGGAATGTTAATTGAACAGAAAGCCCTTGCAGGCAAAGCTTCTAACTGTGCTATTGATACCCAAATGGAAGTGAAGGAATATGACCAGTCTAAGGAGCAACAAGGCAGAGTAACAAAAGAAAGTAACATTCCTGAAAACCCTCCCCTGCTTGATAGCTCAACTAAAGGGAAAGGATATGTAGGTGATGTTACCAATATACAATCTCAGGCTCCCTTGTCCAAAAGCTCATCTTCAGATATGAAGTCGGAGCCTTCTAAATCAGAAAAACAAGAGAGGGCTGCAAGTGGGAAAGGTGCATCAGCTCCTCGTAAAAGGAATTATGATCAGGACTTGTTCTTCAAAGTCAATGGCAAGCTCTATCAAAGGCTTGGAAAGATAGGTAGTGGAGGAAGCAGTGAGGTCCACAAAGTTATCTCATCGGACTGTACAAtctatgcattaaaaaaaatcaagctcaAAGGTCGTGATTACGCAACTGCATTTGGTTTCTGTCAAGAAATTGAGtatttaaataagttgaaaGGAAAGAACAACATTATACAGCTGATTGACTATGAG GTGACAGATAAGGCTTTGCTCCATGAAGTGATGAATGGTTCCATGAGTAATAAAGATGGCAGAGTCAAGGATGATGGGTATATATACATGGTACTTGAATATGGGGAAATTGATTTGGCGCACATGCTATCCCAGAAGTGGAATGAAATGGATGGCTCCTATCAGACCATAGATCAGAATTGGCTCCGCTTCTACTGGCAG CAAATACTTCAGGCTGTAAATACTATACATGAGGAACGTATAGTGCACTCTGATCTGAAGCCAGCTAATTTCCTTCTTGTCAAGGGTTCCCTAAAGCTGATAGATTTTGGGATTGCCAAAGCCATAATGAGCGATACCACCAACATCCAGAGGGATTCACAG GTGGGTACACTGAGCTACATGTCTCCTGAGGCATTCATGTGCAATGAAAATGATGCAAATGGAAACACCATAAAGTGTGGTCGGCCATCAGACATCTGGTCCCTTGGCTGCATCCTTTATCAAATGGTATATGGCAGGACCCCCTTTTCTGAGTACAAGACATTCTGGGCCAAGTTCAAAGTTATAACAGATCCAAATCATGAGATTACGTATGGACCGGTTTCTAACCCTTGGCTTCTTGATCTTATGAAAAAGTGTCTTGCATGGGACCGTAACGAAAGGTGGAGGATTCCCCAACTGCTTCAGCACCCTTTCCTTGTTCCCCCTGTTCCACCCCAGCTATCATCTTTTAAAGACCAAAACTGTAAACTACTTCAACTTATAGCTGAAACTAGTTCTAATGACCATGAAGCCTCAATGCTATGCTGTCAGATCCAACAACTGCTTAGCGACCCAGTTCAGCCAGTAGCATCTCAGTTACTAACGTCACGAGAGCAACAATGCAAGTCACTCTCCCAAATGTCAAAACTTTGCTTTCTGCTTCAGGAACGTTTAGCAAACTCagagagaaaaattgaagaTCTGGGAATGTAA
- the LOC126698280 gene encoding serine/threonine-protein kinase MPS1 isoform X1, producing MDREANLPVPAAKNIIRPPVKPPDTTPSSSSSSSPPDFLHHVHAAFKRHRPLATRQSNILRPRRMLVPQREASRDSGSSLGPMVDAKKSQDVISLSRGHMVKDSVGETKNMVTVLGEIQEDASITPPTISGTITKTFDESFNSFDAPRDHVKPITGCKDDKAIPLLHGESQQTDGQKKVQHSVGSNAVSQGADDGMATGLENLSSHMGSLALTEMEWITSNQMEASTVVTHDSKHRNFQNLESEVSLRSDGGITSLLSKRTTAVQDQLHQFSRNFLSQPATQSSVIGSSCATSTSVHSTSAPMLNLTTCSSHLHRDSGSHVAVEPLGDFNMQSQNINQGNVVQLPNPSPKDTSGMLIEQKALAGKASNCAIDTQMEVKEYDQSKEQQGRVTKESNIPENPPLLDSSTKGKGYVGDVTNIQSQAPLSKSSSSDMKSEPSKSEKQERAASGKGASAPRKRNYDQDLFFKVNGKLYQRLGKIGSGGSSEVHKVISSDCTIYALKKIKLKGRDYATAFGFCQEIEYLNKLKGKNNIIQLIDYEVTDKALLHEVMNGSMSNKDGRVKDDGYIYMVLEYGEIDLAHMLSQKWNEMDGSYQTIDQNWLRFYWQQILQAVNTIHEERIVHSDLKPANFLLVKGSLKLIDFGIAKAIMSDTTNIQRDSQVGTLSYMSPEAFMCNENDANGNTIKCGRPSDIWSLGCILYQMVYGRTPFSEYKTFWAKFKVITDPNHEITYGPVSNPWLLDLMKKCLAWDRNERWRIPQLLQHPFLVPPVPPQLSSFKDQNCKLLQLIAETSSNDHEASMLCCQIQQLLSDPVQPVASQLLTSREQQCKSLSQMSKLCFLLQERLANSERKIEDLGM from the exons ATGGACAGGGAGGCTAACCTTCCAGTTCCAGCAGCGAAGAATATAATCCGTCCGCCCGTGAAGCCACCAGATACGACgccttcctcctcctcctcctcttctccGCCCGACTTCCTCCACCATGTCCACGCCGCCTTCAAGCGCCACCGCCCTCTTG CCACAAGGCAGTCCAATATTTTAAGGCCTAGGCGGATGTTGGTTCCTCAAAGAGAAGCATCGAGAGATTCAGGTTCTAGTTTGGGTCCTATGGTAGATGCTAAGAAGTCTCAAGATGTGATCTCACTGAGCCGGGGTCATATGGTAAAGGATTCAGTTGGAGAAACTAAGAACATGGTGACTGTTCTTGGGGAAATTCAAGAAGATGCATCGATTACTCCACCTACCATTTCAGGCACTATAACCAAAACCTTTGATGAGAGCTTTAATTCATTTGATGCACCAAGAGATCACGTTAAACCCATTACAGGTTGTAAGGATGACAAAGCAATTCCTTTGTTGCATGGAGAATCTCAACAAACTGATGGTCAAAAAAAAGTTCAACATTCTGTTGGAAGCAATGCTGTCTCCCAGG GGGCCGATGATGGAATGGCCACTGGATTGGAGAACTTATCATCTCATATGGGTTCACTTGCATTGACAGAAATGGAATGGATCACGAGCAATCAAATGGAGGCATCAACTGTTGTTACTCATGACTCAAAGCACAGGAATTTTCAGAATCTAGAATCTGAAGTCAGTTTGAGGTCTGATGGTGGGATTACTTCTTTATTGTCAAAGAGAACCACTGCTGTTCAGGATCAGCTGCACCAGTTCAGCAGAAACTTTTTAAGCCAGCCTGCCACTCAGTCTTCAGTTATTGGGTCATCGTGTGCTACCTCAACATCTGTCCATTCAACTTCAGCACCCATGCTAAATTTAACAACCTGTAGCTCTCACCTGCATCGAGATAGTGGTTCTCATGTGGCAGTTGAACCTTTGGGAGATTTTAATATGCAATCTCAAAACATAAATCAGGGAAATGTGGTGCAGCTACCAAATCCTTCACCAAAGGACACCAGTGGAATGTTAATTGAACAGAAAGCCCTTGCAGGCAAAGCTTCTAACTGTGCTATTGATACCCAAATGGAAGTGAAGGAATATGACCAGTCTAAGGAGCAACAAGGCAGAGTAACAAAAGAAAGTAACATTCCTGAAAACCCTCCCCTGCTTGATAGCTCAACTAAAGGGAAAGGATATGTAGGTGATGTTACCAATATACAATCTCAGGCTCCCTTGTCCAAAAGCTCATCTTCAGATATGAAGTCGGAGCCTTCTAAATCAGAAAAACAAGAGAGGGCTGCAAGTGGGAAAGGTGCATCAGCTCCTCGTAAAAGGAATTATGATCAGGACTTGTTCTTCAAAGTCAATGGCAAGCTCTATCAAAGGCTTGGAAAGATAGGTAGTGGAGGAAGCAGTGAGGTCCACAAAGTTATCTCATCGGACTGTACAAtctatgcattaaaaaaaatcaagctcaAAGGTCGTGATTACGCAACTGCATTTGGTTTCTGTCAAGAAATTGAGtatttaaataagttgaaaGGAAAGAACAACATTATACAGCTGATTGACTATGAG GTGACAGATAAGGCTTTGCTCCATGAAGTGATGAATGGTTCCATGAGTAATAAAGATGGCAGAGTCAAGGATGATGGGTATATATACATGGTACTTGAATATGGGGAAATTGATTTGGCGCACATGCTATCCCAGAAGTGGAATGAAATGGATGGCTCCTATCAGACCATAGATCAGAATTGGCTCCGCTTCTACTGGCAG CAAATACTTCAGGCTGTAAATACTATACATGAGGAACGTATAGTGCACTCTGATCTGAAGCCAGCTAATTTCCTTCTTGTCAAGGGTTCCCTAAAGCTGATAGATTTTGGGATTGCCAAAGCCATAATGAGCGATACCACCAACATCCAGAGGGATTCACAG GTGGGTACACTGAGCTACATGTCTCCTGAGGCATTCATGTGCAATGAAAATGATGCAAATGGAAACACCATAAAGTGTGGTCGGCCATCAGACATCTGGTCCCTTGGCTGCATCCTTTATCAAATGGTATATGGCAGGACCCCCTTTTCTGAGTACAAGACATTCTGGGCCAAGTTCAAAGTTATAACAGATCCAAATCATGAGATTACGTATGGACCGGTTTCTAACCCTTGGCTTCTTGATCTTATGAAAAAGTGTCTTGCATGGGACCGTAACGAAAGGTGGAGGATTCCCCAACTGCTTCAGCACCCTTTCCTTGTTCCCCCTGTTCCACCCCAGCTATCATCTTTTAAAGACCAAAACTGTAAACTACTTCAACTTATAGCTGAAACTAGTTCTAATGACCATGAAGCCTCAATGCTATGCTGTCAGATCCAACAACTGCTTAGCGACCCAGTTCAGCCAGTAGCATCTCAGTTACTAACGTCACGAGAGCAACAATGCAAGTCACTCTCCCAAATGTCAAAACTTTGCTTTCTGCTTCAGGAACGTTTAGCAAACTCagagagaaaaattgaagaTCTGGGAATGTAA